In Ailuropoda melanoleuca isolate Jingjing chromosome 4, ASM200744v2, whole genome shotgun sequence, the following proteins share a genomic window:
- the LOC117801919 gene encoding uncharacterized protein LOC117801919, with protein sequence MPPRKGFLPKCVNQDPWDPSDKNSIQTKLSKREGYTGRVPRILQCCFFELGTPLLQAPLNGFLQPRGTCECIPLASQSLPDLPPHSHSLILSLPLHRPGLCPCCALHLGYVSPSSFPAVSGSPSPSASGHCHLFRETFPFPSHLGSSQGSLSPPPAMFPGHIRSEMTRVLTCLLSVSPLDGPPRTALWIAHWAIPDIQRSTPRHECSINICGMNTWLTVILHALSSLDSSASNSACPCKPDPLVFLSWKPPTPQVCKPVRPGHLPAPSHQHLPLISGSQPPTTSGHPHHPHSRPSCWLCPQPQGSCCCFPGTLPFSPHSSLIPAAQLIVSPSTEKLS encoded by the coding sequence ATGCCCCCCAGAAAAGGTTTTCTTCCCAAATGCGTTAATCAAGACCCTTGGGATCCAAGTGACAAAAACTCAATTCAAACCAAGTTAAGCAAAAGGGAGGGATATACGGGCAGAGTCCCTAGAATTCTACAGTGTTGTTTTTTCGAACTTGGCACTCCCTTGCTTCAAGCCCCCTTGAATGGCTTTTTGCAGCCTCGGGGAACATGTGAATGCATTCCTCTAGCCTCTCAGTCTCTGCCTGACCTGCCCCCTCATTCTCACTCCCTCATCCTAAGCCTTCCTCTCCATCGTCCTGGCCTTTGCCCATGCTGCGCGCTCCACCTGGGGTATGTATCCCCAAGCTCTTTCCCAGCTGTATCTGGCTCACCCTCCCCTTCAGCTTCAGGTCActgtcacctcttcagagagacctttcccttcccctcccacttaGGGAGCTCCCAGGGCTCCCTTTCACCTCCCCCGGCCATGTTTCCTGGTCACATCCGCAGTGAGATGACCCGCGTGCTCACGTGCTTGCTGTCCGTCTCCCCGTTAGACGGTCCTCCGCGTACGGCCCTCTGGATTGCTCACTGGGCCATCCCTGACATCCAACGCTCTACTCCCCGGCAcgagtgctccataaatatttgtggaatgaatacaTGGTTGACAGTAATTCTTCATGCTTTATCAAGTCTGGATTCCTCTGCCTCAAATTCAGCGTGTCCTTGCAAACCAGACCCTCTTGTTTTTCTCAGCTGGAAGCCACCGACCCCCCAGGTCTGTAAGCCAGTGCGTCCTGGgcatctccctgccccctcccaccaacACCTCCCCTTAATCTCTGGAAGCCAACCACCAACCACTTCTGGtcatccccaccacccccattCGAGGCCAAGCTGctggctctgcccccagccccagggctcctGTTGCTGCTTCCCAGGGACACTCCCCTTCTCACCGCACTCCAGCCTCATCCCTGCAGCACAGCTGATAGTGTCTCCCTCCACTGAGAAGCTCTCCTAG